One region of Limnospira fusiformis SAG 85.79 genomic DNA includes:
- the dapB gene encoding 4-hydroxy-tetrahydrodipicolinate reductase: MVGQFPIPVVVNGAGGKMGREVVKAVAAAQDMTLLGAIDKNPAYLNEDAGSLAGIEPLEIPITNDREGMLVMAAQEKQPAVMVDFTHPDSVYDNIRAAIAYGVRPVVGTTGLSEAKIQDLAEFADKASMGCLLVPNFCIGIVLLQQAAIAASQYFDHVEIIELHHNQKADAPSGTAVKTAQMLAEFGKTYNQSQVKETEQLPGARGAIADEQIRIHSVRLPGLIAHQEVIFGAAGQIYTLRHDTTDRGCYMPGVLLAIRQVLSLKSLVYGLEKIL; the protein is encoded by the coding sequence ATGGTAGGTCAATTTCCAATTCCAGTGGTGGTCAATGGTGCTGGCGGTAAAATGGGTCGAGAAGTGGTCAAAGCGGTGGCTGCTGCACAGGATATGACGCTGTTGGGGGCCATTGATAAAAATCCGGCTTATCTGAATGAAGATGCTGGAAGTCTCGCGGGGATTGAACCTTTAGAGATCCCGATTACAAACGATCGCGAAGGAATGCTGGTTATGGCGGCTCAGGAAAAGCAGCCAGCCGTGATGGTGGACTTTACCCACCCAGACTCAGTATATGACAATATTCGGGCGGCGATCGCCTATGGTGTCCGTCCGGTGGTGGGGACTACTGGGTTAAGTGAAGCCAAAATTCAGGATTTAGCCGAATTTGCTGATAAAGCCAGCATGGGATGTTTATTGGTCCCTAATTTTTGCATCGGCATTGTACTTTTACAACAGGCGGCGATCGCTGCTTCTCAATATTTTGACCATGTAGAGATTATTGAGTTACACCATAATCAAAAGGCTGATGCACCTAGCGGCACGGCGGTTAAAACCGCGCAAATGCTGGCAGAGTTCGGGAAAACCTATAACCAAAGCCAAGTTAAAGAAACGGAACAATTACCCGGTGCTAGAGGTGCGATCGCTGATGAACAAATCCGCATTCATAGTGTCCGTTTACCCGGTTTGATTGCTCACCAAGAGGTAATTTTTGGGGCGGCTGGTCAAATTTATACCCTCCGCCATGATACCACCGATCGCGGTTGCTATATGCCCGGTGTCTTGCTGGCAATTCGTCAAGTCTTATCACTGAAAAGTCTGGTTTATGGATTAGAGAAAATTCTCTGA